One Argentina anserina chromosome 6, drPotAnse1.1, whole genome shotgun sequence genomic window, atcttcttctgaCTAGATTTCAGCTTTTTatcattgtttttttattttggaaaaaaaatagagatgtGATACGTGAAGAAAAGAAGCGCGTCTGGTACAAACGCAGCTGCTCCGCAGTCTCCCCTCTTTTCTTCATCGGAACCTCCTCGTTCCTCACTTTCTCTTTCGTTTGCACGACACACCTTCTCTACTCAGCTATCCTATTAGGTAATACgtttctcttcaattctctccccccctctttctctctctctctcttcaaatttataatccttGCACTTGGATTCTGACCCGTCAAAAGAGAatagagatgagaaaatttcaATGGGTATTAAAATTCGGGTCTCTGATCTTGGGATTCGCTATTGCTAAACTAGTATTGGCTGCTCAATTGATTTCAATTATAATACATAGAGTTAACATGAACAGTTAAAGTGGAGACCTTTTAGATTTTGTTTGCTGTGGGTATGCAGTTTAATTATGGACTTGCTGTTGTATGATTCTTGTGATGATTGTAGCAATGATTTCAATGTTAAACATGGAAAAGTTCCCCAACATGAATCGCTGCAATCCTTCTTTAAAATGGTAAAACATCTTAGTATCATTAGCAAGTTGAAATACAATGATATAACTATTCATGGATCATCAATATGTTATACTTacattagatatatatatatatatatatatatatatatgttttttttaaagcatcaaataaaaatgttcTGTTATGTTTaacaataaattaaattttgtgCTATTCAAAAAGTCCTCATATATTTGTTAAACTATGAGGATTCTTGTTGTTTTATCTTCCAGGTCAAGTTCAATAAGAGAACTCAGTGACTAGGTTGTGTTCTCCATCGACTTGCAAAGAACATAAGAAAGCATGAGTTCCATATGTTGGAGGTTGTAAGTTGGTAAATACAGTTAGAGAACATACTGACCATTGTCACTGGTTAAGATTCACTGCATTTGTATGCATTTGTATCTCAGAACTCAATAGTGCTTAGCATTCCTCTTATTAAGATGAAATAACCATATGTACTCAAATGCATGTTATGCAACACATTGGTTTTACTTATATATTCATCAGAGTTTTCTtatgtattgttttttttttctccaagaTGCAGTTTTCAGAGACCAATATTGTCTCATACATGATATATGATAgaatgtttataaattatgcaGAGCATCGAAAATGTCTGAATGAATTATTAGGCAAAGAAAAGTGATTGAACGAATGGAGAATTGAGCAAGTATCCATGAGATCTTGAAAAAAATAAGTAATTGCATGAATTCAGAATTGAGCATGTCTAGTTGCCAAAATAAATTCTTGTTTCTGAATCTACAAAAGCTATCAACTTGAACAACTCTTCTTCTCATTTTTCTCTGTTGAATTGATCTCCTTGTCCTCATTACCTCATAACATATCCACTTGCGTCATAGCTTCATACAAGAACAATTAATACCAAACGTTTTAGTAGTTACACAATATAGAAGTAGTCTGATGAAATTTTGAAGACTGACAGTTAAGTGATTCTACTAAACTGCTATAGTAGTTTATGAAAGTTGTGTATATGAACAAACCTGTTTGACGGCTAAGCATGTTACAAATGTGGAGTTTCATCGTATGTGTCACATGCAGCTAATACCTGAGATTCCTATACCATGATAAAACAAATTTGTTTAGCCCTCAATGAACCCTATTATAAAGtacagaaacaaaacaaaacaagaagcACCATACTTGAGTTAATATATCTGGTATTATAGGAGCAGTTACATCCTCTTCTACGATCTGCACTTGCGTTTCTAAATTAAGTCGAATAGGAGAAGTATTCTGAATCACATAAAAGAAAGGTTTAAATCAGAAACATgttaattttcttcttttccttttattttgaaaaaaagaagaaaaagaagttgAAAACAAATACCTTCATCGATAATCGCTTTGTTGCAGTGGTTTTTTTCTTGAACTTTTCAGCTACGTTTTTTATTCTGTCACCACGCGGACGTCCAACAATAGCTTTTCTTTTAACTCCTCTTGGAATCATTAAATCCTCAGTCTCACTTTCGCTGGatgaatcttcaacttttGGAGCTTCCTCAATACATTTTTTGTCTTTAAATAActctttcttcattttctccaGATTAGTAAGCAATTCAATGGATCGCTCATTAGCATATGCGGTTAGCTTTGCATCTTCAGCTCCAACAGATGCAACCTCACGAAAACTACGACATAAATGACCATATCGCTTCCCTATTGACTCCTTATGGTTGTCGCTAGGCACATGATAATTAGTAATAGTTCTACCTTTTGCACTTCTTGTCCAACGCTTCAGTATGTACTCTGTTGGGATCTTTGACACATTTTTCTTGTCTAGAACTTTAAGCACATGACGACATAGAATTCCAACGAAGGTAAACATCATGCAAGTACAAGAAACTCTCTGTGTTGAAGCATTAAATAGTACCGCATGCTCTCTACATTTTCCCATATATGATACTTTATACTCACTGGTCTCTTCTTTCTTCCCTACTTTATAAACCTTGTAATTGAGGCTACGTGTGTACTCATTCTGAAAGAGTTGAAAAGCTTTAGGAGTATACATATCCCGTGCATGCTGCAAGATTTCCACTTCAACTATTAACATAGGAGAAGTTTGTAGCATCTTAAAATCAGCAATTAACTCCTTATATCGTCTATCAGCCAAAAGCCTCTCATAATGTATGAAGAAACGCAAAAGGTCATATTTTGACTTTAGATACTTTTTTAGCACATTGTTCATACTTTCACTACGTTGAGTAGTCATCATGTCTGCAGTGAAAGTGTGTCGCCCATACATCAATGCCCATTTTGCTCTCAATTCAAATAAAGATGCAAGCCATTTATTGTTCTTCAAATTATAAGTTTCAAGCATATTATTCCATGCCAATAACCATTCATCTTcctcttcaaactcatatacCAATTTACCAAAGTCAGAAGCAAATTCTTTTGAAGCTTGAAACACACTAGACAGATTCTTAGCACCATTTTGATAAATATGCCATACACATAATCGATGACGAGTTTCAGGAAATACCTCTGATATTGCTTTAGCCATTGCTGCAGATTGGTCAGTCAATATGGTCTTAGGATGTTTTCCAGACATCGCTGCAAGAAAAGTTTCAAAGAGCCACTTGAATGAGCTTGTAGTTTCATCATATAGTAAAGCTGCACCAAATATAATAGTCTGCTTATGATGATTAACCCCAATAAATGGTGCAAATGGTCTCCCGTATTCATTTGTTCGGTAAGTAGTGTCAAAACAAACAACATCTCCAAAGAGGCCATAGTCACTTACTGATCTCGGATCGGCCCAAAAAATATTTGTTATCATGCCATCCTCGTCAAGCTGCATAGtatgaaaatatgatgaatCTTCTGTCTGCATTTTCTGAAAATACTGCACTATTGCATTGGCATCTCCTTTTTCCATGTTCATCTTTCGTTTTCTATATATGTAATTCTTATAATCCTTGTCTAGAAAACCAAGATTCTCCCTTCCTCCCACCTCTCTACTCATGAGTTCTATAGTCTCTTTTATTGATACTCCTGAATAATCTGCATCATCACCGTGTGCTTTTTGAGCTTTTGACATGGAACGATTAATTTTCATCATGTGCTTCATGGGTGTGCGAACTAAATCATGATTATGACTTGCATTAGAAGAAACAATTTGGAAGTTTCCGTTTTTCTGAAGCTGACAAGTAAT contains:
- the LOC126796848 gene encoding protein FAR1-RELATED SEQUENCE 5-like, which gives rise to MEDLGCTEASSDKLNSENVNYKHSPTQEFQRDEPSTKGVEDKELRDEIELGREFDSYDSAHQWYVEYGKRVGFDVRIHLKMRNTKGIVRRVTYCCSKEGFLKPNESKSYSQPVTRVGCKAHITCQLQKNGNFQIVSSNASHNHDLVRTPMKHMMKINRSMSKAQKAHGDDADYSGVSIKETIELMSREVGGRENLGFLDKDYKNYIYRKRKMNMEKGDANAIVQYFQKMQTEDSSYFHTMQLDEDGMITNIFWADPRSVSDYGLFGDVVCFDTTYRTNEYGRPFAPFIGVNHHKQTIIFGAALLYDETTSSFKWLFETFLAAMSGKHPKTILTDQSAAMAKAISEVFPETRHRLCVWHIYQNGAKNLSSVFQASKEFASDFGKLVYEFEEEDEWLLAWNNMLETYNLKNNKWLASLFELRAKWALMYGRHTFTADMMTTQRSESMNNVLKKYLKSKYDLLRFFIHYERLLADRRYKELIADFKMLQTSPMLIVEVEILQHARDMYTPKAFQLFQNEYTRSLNYKVYKVGKKEETSEYKVSYMGKCREHAVLFNASTQRVSCTCMMFTFVGILCRHVLKVLDKKNVSKIPTEYILKRWTRSAKGRTITNYHVPSDNHKESIGKRYGHLCRSFREVASVGAEDAKLTAYANERSIELLTNLEKMKKELFKDKKCIEEAPKVEDSSSESETEDLMIPRGVKRKAIVGRPRGDRIKNVAEKFKKKTTATKRLSMKNTSPIRLNLETQVQIVEEDVTAPIIPDILTQESQVLAACDTYDETPHL